In Equus quagga isolate Etosha38 unplaced genomic scaffold, UCLA_HA_Equagga_1.0 73442_RagTag, whole genome shotgun sequence, the following proteins share a genomic window:
- the LOC124234222 gene encoding LOW QUALITY PROTEIN: chromatin assembly factor 1 subunit B-like (The sequence of the model RefSeq protein was modified relative to this genomic sequence to represent the inferred CDS: deleted 1 base in 1 codon) encodes MKVITCEIAWHNKEPVYSLDFQHGTAGRIHRLASAGVDTTVRIWKVEKGPDGKAIVEFLSNLARHTKAVNVVRFSPNGEILASGGDDAVILLWKVNDNKEPEQIGFQDEDEAQLNKENWTVVKTLRGHLEDVYDICWATDGNLMASASVDNTAIIWDVSKGQKISIFNEHKSYVQGITWDPLGQYVATLSCDRILRVYSTQKKRVAFNVSKMLSGIGAEGEARSYRMFHDDSMKSFFRRLSFTPDGSLLLTPAGCVESGENVTNTTYVFSRKNLKRPVAHLPCPGKATLAVRCCPVYFELRPGVETDADGPPQEAGVELVSLPYRLVFAVASEDSVLLYDTQQLFPFGYVSNIHYHTLSDLSWSSDGAFLAISSTDGYCSFVTFEKDELGIPLKEKPVLSVRTPDTAKKTKSQTPQGSLPGPRLAEGTPTSRTQDPSSPGTPPPQVKQSPASTAAKDTPGTAPSARSSLPGSSEEKSLQPSSQNVKAHPSRRVTLNTLQAWSKTTPRRINLIPLKTDTPLNSVPNSIISTSATEEVQSEMPGDPQGSPPEPKRPRLSEHKEGPQGQDP; translated from the exons ATGAAAGTCATCACTTGCGAAATAGCCTGGCACAACAAGGAGCCGGTGTACAGCCTGGACTTCCAGCATGGCACGGCCGGGAGGATCCACAGACTGGCGTCCGCAGGGGTGGACACCACTGTTCGG ATCTGGAAGGTAGAAAAAGGACCAGATGGAAAGGCCATTGTGGAATTCTTGTCCAATCTTGCTCGCCATACCAAAGCGGTCAATGTGGTGCGTTTTTCTCCAAATGGGGAAATTTTAGCATCAGGAGGAGATG atgctgtcattctgttgtgGAAGGTGAATGATAACAAGGAGCCAGAACAGATAGGTTTTCAGGATGAGGATGAGGCTCAGCTGAATAAGGAGAACTGGACTGTCGTAAAAACCCTGAG GGGCCACTTGGAAGATGTGTATGATATTTGCTGGGCAACTGACGGGAATTTAATGGCTTCTGCCTCTGTGGATAACACAGCCATCATATGGGACGTCAGTAAAG GACAAAAGATCTCAATTTTTAACGAACATAAAAGTTATGTGCAAGGCATAACCTGGGATCCTTTGGGTCAGTATGTTGCTACCCTAAGCTGTGACAG gATCCTGAGGGTGTACAGCACACAGAAGAAGCGTGTGGCTTTTAATGTTTCAAAGATGCTGTCTGGAATAGGGGCTGAAGGAGAG GCAAGAAGTTACCGGATGTTTCATGATGACAGCATGAAGTCGTTCTTTCGTAGATTGAGTTTTACTCCTGATGGATCTCTGCTCCTCACACCAG cTGGGTGCGTGGAGTCTGGTGAAAATGTAACGAATACCACTTATGTTTTCTccaggaaaaatcttaaaag GCCTGTTGCTCATCTTCCGTGTCCTGGAAAAGCGACGCTTGCTGTTCGCTGCTGTCCCGTCTACTTTGAGTTGAGGCCGGGGGTGGAAACAG ATGCAGACGGACCCCCACAGGAGGCAGGTGTGGAGCTGGTGAGCCTGCCCTACCGCTTGGTGTTTGCTGTGGCATCCGAAGACTCTGTGCTCCTGTACGACACCCAGCAGCTGTTCCCTTTTGGTTATGTGTCTAATATACATTACCACACTCTGAGTGACCTTTCCTG GTCCAGCGATGGGGCCTTCCTGGCCATTTCTTCCACGGATGGTTATTGTTCATTCGTGACATTTGAGAAGGATGAACTTGGAATACCTTTGAAAGAGAAGCCAGTTTTGAGCGTGAGAACTCCTGatacagcaaagaaaactaagagCCAGACACCCCAGGGGTCTTTGCCAGGACCCAGGCTGGCAGAGGGAACCCCCACCAGCAGAACCCAAGACCCCAGCAGTCCGGGTACA CCCCCCCCTCAGGTGAAACAGTCTCCAGCCTCAACAGCGGCCAAGGACACCCCTGGGACTGCTCCCAGTGCCAGAAGCTCCTTGCCAGGATCTTCAGAGGAGAAGAGCCTGCAGCCCAGCAGTCAGAATGTGAAAGCCCACCCGTCCCGGAGGGTCACTCTGAACACACTGCAGGCCTGGAGCAAGACCACACCCCG GAGAATAAACTTAATACCCTTAAAGACAGACACTCCACTGAATTCTGTACCAAACAGTATAATTTCCACCTCTGCCACAGAAGAAGTTCAATCAG AGATGCCTGGAGACCCTCAGGGCAGTCCTCCGGAGCCAAAGCGGCCCAGACTCAGTGAACACAAAGAAGGCCCCCAGGGTCAGGACCCTTGA